From the Atribacterota bacterium genome, the window AATATTTAAATCCTAGTGGTAGTTACAAAGATAGGATGGCTCTTTCAATGATTGAAGCTGCCGAGAAAGGTCTTACTTGGAATAATAAGAAATTAGGGCTTGGTGGAGTTGTCGTAGATGCATCTGCAGGCAATACTGCTCCGGCATTGGCATTTATTTGTGCAGTTAAAGGATATAAAGCAAAGTTATTTATTTATAAACCAATGCTGCAGGGTCTTGGAGTAAGACTAAAAATTACAGGAGCTTTTGGAGCAGATATTAATGAATCTCCACATCCGAGTTCCTTTCTTTCTAATGAAGAGTTAGCGCAATGTCTAAAAGATAATCATGACCTTACTTATATAATGGCTGGTAAGATGCATGCGTATGAATTAGAAAAAAATGATCCTAATGTTATTTGGGTAGATCAAATATACAATAAATATAATTATTTAGGGCAAATGAGTATAGGTTATGAATTATATAAGCAGTTGGGAGGTGCAATTGACGCTTTTGGCTGTGCAGTAGGTTCTGGTGCGACACTATTAGGGAGTATTCTAGGATTAGCAGAAAATAATATACATCCATTAACCTTTGGT encodes:
- a CDS encoding cysteine synthase family protein gives rise to the protein MNYIENMLKIIGNTPLLKLNKIGKDVPANIFVKLEYLNPSGSYKDRMALSMIEAAEKGLTWNNKKLGLGGVVVDASAGNTAPALAFICAVKGYKAKLFIYKPMLQGLGVRLKITGAFGADINESPHPSSFLSNEELAQCLKDNHDLTYIMAGKMHAYELEKNDPNVIWVDQIYNKYNYLGQMSIGYELYKQLGGAIDAFGCAVGSGATLLGSILGLAENNIHPLTFGVVPHGSEVYMELQKNESKKGEFKKSNMMEKLINVMGLKKWETEKSIIDEMLDRGYPDEFFRVTAEEARYMANRLCKEEGIYCGMSSGANVFVALKIAKRLNKGQNVVTVIVDRRDRYLGEYPNDVFIV